A portion of the Oxynema aestuarii AP17 genome contains these proteins:
- a CDS encoding DUF2996 domain-containing protein: MAPEDKKPKGKPPAKAAKKEKPPAVEDKPFAEFVEQHYIPALKEALGKQGLDDLELSFAKQKVAASLGENGDCAQVIGRWMNGRRQFNIYFPAEDIKGPRAFSCFEGSSQPSTLEPFLIDERKIDLDLLVFYVVQRLNGQKWLGPN, translated from the coding sequence ATGGCACCAGAAGATAAAAAGCCCAAGGGAAAACCTCCGGCGAAAGCGGCAAAAAAGGAAAAACCTCCTGCGGTGGAAGATAAACCCTTTGCCGAGTTCGTCGAACAACACTACATCCCGGCTCTCAAAGAAGCGCTCGGCAAACAAGGTCTCGACGATCTGGAGCTGAGTTTTGCCAAACAGAAGGTCGCGGCAAGTTTGGGAGAGAATGGGGATTGCGCTCAAGTGATTGGCCGTTGGATGAACGGACGGCGGCAGTTTAATATTTACTTCCCGGCGGAGGATATTAAAGGGCCGAGGGCTTTTTCTTGCTTTGAAGGGTCGAGTCAACCGAGTACGTTGGAACCGTTTTTGATTGACGAACGCAAGATCGATTTAGATTTGTTGGTCTTTTATGTGGTGCAGCGTTTGAACGGTCAAAAGTGGCTCGGCCCGAATTAG
- a CDS encoding protein kinase domain-containing protein, translating to MTVCLNPHCPQPNNPDRSQFCQTCGAKLLLGDRYRSVKLIGSGGFGRTFLGVDEYKPSHPRCAIKQFYTPDEGRSSHYQKACELFRQEAIRLEQLGQHPQIPDLLAHFDQEGRQYLVQEFVDGQNLAEELALTGTFDERQIRELLENILPILEFIHEREVIHRDIKPENIIRRDRDGQLFLVDFGAAKAVTAATLGHTGTVIGSAGYCAPEQTIGKATFASDLYSLGVTCVHLLTQIEPFDLFDAREGQWVWRDYLVDRTVSDRLARVLDKLLENPLSRRYHSASEVLQDLQRSPARAIVNPAPSAPSVTPSPPPRGELVPADEDLQKRIGTSYLLWVVGWVGISGLHRLYNGKIFSGALWFCTGGLFGLGQIVDVFLIPGMAEEQQAKIRAKLGISERGIPLRQQAAIAQTLTPNRHDQIAIKLLKAAQARGGQLSVTQAVMDTEIGFSDVEATLTKMVSSGYVSIENDPITGVVLYRFNEF from the coding sequence ATGACTGTTTGCCTCAATCCGCACTGTCCGCAACCGAATAATCCCGATCGCTCCCAATTTTGCCAGACTTGCGGCGCGAAATTGCTGCTCGGCGATCGTTATCGTTCCGTCAAACTGATTGGTTCGGGAGGATTTGGGCGCACTTTTCTCGGCGTAGACGAATACAAACCCTCCCACCCCCGTTGTGCGATCAAGCAATTCTACACCCCCGACGAAGGACGGAGCTCCCACTACCAAAAAGCCTGCGAACTGTTCCGACAAGAAGCGATCCGCTTGGAACAACTCGGACAACACCCGCAAATTCCCGACCTCCTGGCCCATTTCGACCAAGAAGGACGGCAATATCTCGTGCAAGAGTTCGTAGACGGTCAGAACTTAGCCGAAGAACTCGCCCTCACGGGCACCTTTGACGAACGACAAATCCGAGAACTGCTCGAAAATATCCTGCCGATTTTAGAATTCATCCACGAGCGAGAAGTCATCCACCGCGACATCAAACCGGAAAATATCATTCGGCGCGATCGCGACGGCCAGCTATTTCTCGTAGACTTCGGCGCCGCTAAAGCCGTCACCGCCGCCACCTTAGGCCATACCGGAACCGTCATCGGCAGTGCGGGCTACTGCGCCCCGGAGCAAACCATCGGTAAAGCCACCTTTGCCAGCGACTTGTATAGCTTGGGCGTCACCTGCGTTCACTTGCTCACTCAAATCGAACCGTTCGACCTGTTCGACGCCCGGGAGGGGCAATGGGTATGGCGCGATTATTTAGTCGATCGCACCGTCAGCGATCGCCTCGCCCGCGTCCTCGACAAACTGCTCGAAAATCCCCTATCGCGACGCTATCACAGTGCGAGCGAGGTTCTCCAAGACCTACAGCGTTCTCCCGCCCGGGCGATCGTCAACCCGGCGCCCTCCGCGCCCTCCGTCACGCCCTCCCCTCCCCCTCGCGGCGAACTCGTCCCCGCCGACGAAGACCTCCAAAAACGAATCGGCACCAGTTACTTACTCTGGGTCGTCGGTTGGGTCGGCATCAGTGGCTTGCACCGACTTTATAACGGCAAAATCTTCTCCGGCGCCTTGTGGTTCTGCACCGGAGGCTTATTCGGTCTCGGTCAGATCGTCGATGTCTTCCTGATTCCGGGAATGGCCGAAGAACAACAAGCCAAAATCCGCGCGAAACTGGGAATTTCCGAACGCGGAATTCCCTTACGTCAGCAAGCGGCGATCGCCCAAACCCTCACCCCCAACCGTCACGACCAAATCGCCATCAAACTCCTCAAAGCCGCCCAAGCACGCGGCGGCCAGCTCTCCGTCACCCAAGCCGTCATGGATACCGAAATCGGTTTTAGCGACGTCGAAGCCACCCTCACCAAAATGGTCTCCTCCGGTTACGTCAGCATAGAAAACGACCCCATCACTGGAGTCGTCCTCTATCGCTTTAATGAATTCTGA
- the acsF gene encoding magnesium-protoporphyrin IX monomethyl ester (oxidative) cyclase, translating into MVDSLKKPAFDEIRPGVKAPAKDTILTPRFYTTDFEEMAQMDISPNEDELQAILEEFRTDYNRHHFVRDDEFEQSWDHIDGETRRLFVEFLERSCTAEFSGFLLYKELSRRLKDKSPVLAECFALMSRDEARHAGFLNKAMSDFKLSLDLGFLTKNKKYTFFKPKFIFYATYLSEKIGYWRYITIYRHLEANPEHRIYPIFRFFENWCQDENRHGDFFDAIMKSQPQMLNDWRAKLWSRFFLLSVFATMYLNDIQRSGFYACIGLDARDYDIHVIRKTNETAGRVFPLVLDVEHPEFFSRLDTCTENNVKLAEIASSNTPKFLQFFQKLPLYLSTAWQLLRLYLMKPIEVTSMEGVVR; encoded by the coding sequence ATGGTAGATTCCCTCAAAAAACCTGCCTTTGATGAAATTCGCCCTGGGGTCAAAGCCCCGGCGAAGGACACCATCCTCACCCCTCGGTTTTACACCACCGACTTCGAGGAGATGGCTCAAATGGACATCTCCCCGAATGAAGACGAACTCCAAGCGATTCTCGAAGAGTTTCGCACCGACTACAACCGTCACCACTTCGTCCGTGACGACGAGTTCGAGCAATCTTGGGACCACATCGACGGCGAAACGCGCAGGTTGTTTGTCGAATTCTTAGAACGTTCCTGCACGGCTGAATTCTCCGGCTTTCTGCTTTACAAAGAATTATCCCGTCGTCTCAAAGACAAAAGCCCGGTTTTAGCCGAGTGCTTCGCTTTGATGTCCCGTGACGAAGCCCGTCACGCCGGATTTTTAAATAAGGCGATGTCGGATTTCAAATTATCCCTAGATTTGGGATTTTTGACCAAAAATAAGAAATACACCTTCTTTAAACCGAAGTTTATCTTCTACGCGACCTATTTATCCGAGAAAATCGGTTATTGGCGCTATATCACCATCTATCGCCACTTAGAAGCGAATCCCGAACATCGGATTTATCCGATTTTCCGCTTCTTTGAAAATTGGTGTCAGGATGAAAACCGCCACGGCGATTTCTTCGATGCGATTATGAAGTCGCAACCGCAAATGCTCAACGACTGGAGAGCGAAACTCTGGAGCCGTTTCTTCTTGCTCTCCGTCTTTGCTACGATGTATCTTAATGATATCCAGCGTTCCGGATTCTACGCTTGCATCGGTCTTGACGCCCGTGATTATGACATTCACGTGATTCGCAAGACCAACGAAACTGCAGGACGGGTGTTCCCTCTGGTTCTGGATGTAGAACATCCCGAATTCTTCAGTCGGTTGGACACCTGCACGGAAAATAATGTTAAACTTGCCGAAATTGCGAGTTCTAACACGCCGAAATTCTTGCAGTTTTTCCAAAAACTACCCCTTTATCTTTCTACTGCCTGGCAACTTCTGCGTCTGTATCTGATGAAGCCCATCGAAGTGACATCGATGGAAGGGGTAGTTCGTTAG
- a CDS encoding ribulose bisphosphate carboxylase small subunit — MSFYIAPKFLDKLAVHITKNFMDLPDVRVPLILGIHGRKGEGKSFQCELVFEKMGVEVVHMSAGELESPDAGDPARLIRLRYREAAELIRTRGRMSVLMINDLDAGAGRFDRSTQYTVNTQLVNGTLMNIADNPTNVQLPGSYDETPLHRVPIIVTGNDFSTLYEPLIRDGRMEKFYWEPTRDDRIGIVSGIFEADGLSRAQIEQLVDTFPEQSIDFFGALRSRLYDEQVRKFIDQIGLNRVSSRLLKSTEGAPKIERPNFNLEHLLEIGHLMFDEQDRVRRMRLSREYMRIDDRDDDEEIRPARSPQAGKAVGRNRTERSQPEATPRANNHSANEGTLPSEIAEPLQQLAIAGYNIGIEFVDKRRFQTNSWKTCACIASDRHEEAARELANCLQTHPNDYVRIVGIEPQAKRRVSETIVQRPNR, encoded by the coding sequence ATGAGTTTTTATATCGCTCCGAAGTTTTTAGACAAATTAGCGGTTCACATTACCAAGAACTTTATGGATTTACCCGATGTTCGGGTTCCCTTAATTTTGGGAATTCACGGACGCAAGGGCGAGGGTAAATCCTTTCAGTGCGAACTGGTGTTCGAGAAAATGGGCGTCGAAGTCGTCCACATGTCGGCGGGAGAACTCGAAAGCCCGGACGCGGGGGATCCGGCGCGCTTGATTCGCCTGCGTTATCGCGAAGCTGCCGAACTGATTCGCACGCGCGGCAGAATGTCGGTGTTGATGATTAACGACCTCGACGCCGGGGCCGGACGATTCGATCGCTCCACCCAGTACACGGTCAACACCCAACTGGTCAACGGGACGTTGATGAATATTGCGGACAATCCGACCAACGTGCAGTTACCGGGGAGTTACGACGAGACTCCCCTGCACCGGGTCCCGATTATCGTCACCGGAAATGACTTTTCGACCCTCTACGAACCGTTAATCCGTGACGGTCGCATGGAGAAATTTTACTGGGAACCGACCCGGGACGATCGCATCGGTATCGTGTCGGGAATTTTTGAAGCGGACGGACTCTCGCGCGCTCAAATCGAACAGTTAGTGGATACCTTCCCAGAGCAATCGATCGACTTTTTCGGCGCCTTGCGATCGCGCTTGTACGACGAACAAGTGCGTAAATTCATCGACCAAATCGGCTTAAATCGGGTCTCGTCGCGCTTGCTCAAAAGTACGGAAGGGGCGCCGAAGATCGAGCGACCGAACTTTAATCTAGAACATTTGCTCGAAATCGGTCATCTGATGTTCGACGAACAAGACCGAGTGCGTCGGATGCGCCTGTCGCGGGAGTACATGAGAATTGACGATCGCGACGACGACGAGGAAATCCGGCCCGCGCGATCGCCGCAAGCGGGGAAAGCGGTAGGGCGCAACCGCACCGAACGCAGCCAACCGGAAGCCACACCCCGGGCGAATAACCATTCGGCTAACGAGGGAACCTTACCTTCAGAGATTGCCGAACCGTTGCAACAACTAGCGATCGCCGGATATAACATCGGCATCGAATTCGTGGATAAACGCCGTTTCCAGACCAATTCCTGGAAAACTTGCGCCTGTATCGCCAGCGATCGCCACGAGGAAGCGGCCCGGGAATTAGCCAATTGTTTGCAAACCCATCCCAACGACTACGTGCGGATTGTCGGGATCGAACCGCAAGCGAAACGCCGGGTCAGCGAGACGATCGTTCAACGTCCCAACCGCTAA
- a CDS encoding flagellar motor protein has translation MVRGRSRLEEIQEDFDIWPAFTDLMSNAFMILSFLLLLAIIKPLVSISSMRETEAALREQLVGLENSLDKQRDRAASAEQRIGILTQQNQALAARNQALNAQTEDLKGRLQEELETPKAPPIIVIRDTGSYRFESGSAQVPDALESYVRSQLVPQIEANAKQYQIDVVEIIGHTDGQPNESSASNLDRSLEQVARGNTAVSQLVPGSNADLGLMRSLAVVQILQNIQKNEKRLQGLEFRAYSAAQLVSPSGGFADINRNADETRRRIEIRFTRLGEVTSVQ, from the coding sequence ATGGTACGCGGGCGATCGCGATTGGAAGAAATTCAAGAAGATTTTGATATCTGGCCCGCATTTACGGACTTAATGTCCAATGCGTTTATGATTCTCAGTTTTCTGTTATTGCTGGCAATTATTAAACCGTTGGTTTCGATTTCGAGTATGCGCGAAACCGAAGCCGCCTTGCGAGAACAGCTTGTCGGGTTAGAAAATAGTTTGGACAAACAGCGCGATCGCGCGGCGTCGGCGGAACAAAGAATCGGCATTTTAACGCAACAAAATCAAGCCCTGGCTGCCCGAAATCAAGCGCTCAACGCTCAAACGGAAGATTTGAAGGGACGCTTGCAAGAAGAGCTAGAAACGCCCAAAGCACCGCCAATCATCGTGATTCGAGATACGGGTTCCTATCGGTTTGAGTCGGGGAGCGCCCAAGTTCCCGATGCTTTAGAAAGTTACGTGCGATCGCAGTTAGTCCCGCAAATCGAAGCGAACGCCAAACAATATCAAATTGATGTAGTAGAAATTATCGGCCATACCGACGGACAACCGAACGAAAGCAGCGCCAGCAATCTCGATCGCTCCCTGGAACAAGTGGCCCGTGGCAATACGGCGGTCAGTCAACTGGTTCCCGGTTCTAATGCGGATTTGGGGTTGATGCGATCGCTGGCGGTGGTGCAGATTTTACAAAATATTCAGAAAAACGAAAAACGCTTGCAAGGGTTGGAATTTCGCGCCTATTCCGCCGCGCAACTGGTCTCTCCCAGTGGCGGATTTGCGGATATCAACCGCAACGCCGACGAAACCCGCCGTCGGATCGAGATCCGCTTTACCCGCCTGGGAGAAGTCACCAGCGTTCAATAG
- a CDS encoding AAA family ATPase produces the protein MGTGYFGNSHDRDRANSSPEQGLLGAGWRPLYREFDWNFFYHLCCNDTFELTKKTLDVISDVADALGRKDYAWWANIFNLFSDYTRGDLDEFWDYITPTPPTPNYRECDTLSIDTPTEQIVSRDSIPIDYVLRRFQEITVFKILDLLDRPNLITQVYQDRSFYYPVERFVSWERLQTMGTIFAYWQSHDIWLQIDYLGQMQVGARSQKRYTLISRELGSLINKATYNLAVMLSGYHSRVGQLNSEFEIRSFPQDIQIFTDAVQQAIFNQNQLAILVHGVPGTGKTAWTQAVAKEILVPLGYTIFILDRDGVENFIPPNYLERICIIINEADNLAQDRSTEIAQQSNRTEHILSLLDGTLYQSIIDDRRLQETQKIVFLMTCNTTERLDPAMLRKGRIDLTCEFTHRFV, from the coding sequence ATGGGAACCGGATATTTTGGGAACTCCCACGATCGCGATCGCGCCAACTCGTCCCCAGAACAGGGATTACTCGGTGCAGGTTGGCGACCGCTTTATCGAGAATTTGACTGGAATTTTTTCTATCATCTTTGCTGTAACGATACCTTTGAACTCACCAAAAAAACCCTGGATGTGATTAGCGATGTTGCCGACGCCCTCGGACGGAAAGATTATGCTTGGTGGGCGAATATTTTTAATCTTTTTTCCGATTATACCCGAGGCGATCTCGATGAATTTTGGGATTACATCACCCCGACCCCACCCACACCCAACTATCGAGAATGTGACACCCTCAGTATCGACACTCCCACGGAACAAATTGTCAGTCGAGATAGCATTCCTATTGACTACGTATTGCGTCGCTTTCAGGAAATTACCGTTTTTAAGATCTTAGATTTATTAGACCGCCCCAATCTCATTACTCAAGTTTATCAAGACCGAAGTTTTTACTATCCCGTCGAACGCTTTGTCAGTTGGGAACGCCTGCAAACCATGGGAACCATTTTCGCTTATTGGCAATCCCACGATATTTGGTTGCAAATAGACTATCTCGGACAAATGCAAGTTGGGGCACGTTCGCAAAAACGCTATACCCTGATTTCCCGAGAACTCGGGTCATTAATTAATAAAGCAACTTACAATCTTGCGGTCATGTTAAGTGGCTATCACAGTCGCGTCGGACAACTTAATAGCGAGTTTGAAATTCGTTCTTTCCCTCAAGATATTCAGATTTTCACCGATGCGGTGCAACAGGCGATTTTTAACCAAAATCAGTTGGCGATTCTCGTTCATGGGGTTCCGGGAACGGGTAAAACGGCGTGGACTCAAGCGGTGGCTAAAGAAATTTTAGTCCCTCTCGGCTATACGATTTTTATTCTCGATCGCGACGGCGTAGAAAACTTTATTCCGCCCAATTATTTAGAGCGAATTTGTATTATTATCAACGAAGCCGATAACTTGGCGCAAGATCGCTCTACCGAAATCGCCCAACAAAGCAATCGAACCGAGCATATTTTAAGTTTGCTCGATGGAACCCTTTATCAAAGTATCATCGACGATCGCCGCCTCCAAGAAACCCAGAAAATCGTCTTTTTGATGACTTGTAACACCACCGAACGACTCGATCCGGCGATGTTACGCAAAGGGAGAATCGATTTAACCTGCGAATTTACCCATCGTTTTGTCTGA
- a CDS encoding PQQ-dependent sugar dehydrogenase: MMPNFRFFLPYVTLILAGCNAIAPTGDRPATTPETTNTATEAIGSETTPSAPNRLETAVLSPQPIRISAANLPEPFHSDSVAKPPQVVPIPDRPILNVPEGFEVNIFAEGLTSPRWLALTPTGDVLVTETPNNQIRRLRDTDGDGVADEQNIFADRTNGLNLPFGMAFTSDSFFLGNTGEVRRFNYQNGQPQLTGNGEKIADLPGEGYRQHWTRNVVVSPDGQQLYVSVGSRSNVDREELPRASVQVMNLDGSQVEIFAFGLRNPVGLDFHPITGKLYTTVNERDGLGNDLVPDYLTGLNRGEFYGWPYAYFSPQNLDPRRTVNGRSEAPELVQKTKMPDVLFQAHSAALGLQFYDGESFPERYHNGAFVAFRGSWNRDRATGYKLVFVPFDENGQPQDYYEDFLTGFLANEETPTTWGRPVSVLVLNDGSLLFTEESNNRIYRIQYRP; encoded by the coding sequence ATGATGCCTAACTTTCGATTTTTTTTACCTTACGTCACTCTCATCCTCGCCGGATGTAATGCGATCGCGCCGACAGGCGATCGGCCCGCGACGACCCCAGAAACTACGAATACAGCAACGGAGGCGATCGGTAGCGAAACGACCCCAAGCGCCCCCAATCGCCTCGAAACGGCAGTTTTATCCCCCCAACCGATTCGCATTTCCGCCGCCAACCTCCCCGAACCGTTCCACAGCGACAGCGTCGCCAAACCGCCGCAAGTCGTCCCCATTCCCGATCGCCCCATTTTAAACGTCCCCGAAGGGTTCGAGGTCAACATTTTCGCCGAAGGACTGACGAGTCCGCGTTGGTTGGCGCTGACGCCGACCGGAGACGTTCTGGTGACCGAAACCCCAAACAACCAAATTCGCCGCTTGCGCGATACTGACGGCGACGGCGTGGCGGACGAGCAAAATATCTTTGCCGATCGCACAAATGGCTTAAATTTACCCTTTGGGATGGCGTTTACCTCCGATTCATTCTTTTTAGGAAATACCGGAGAAGTCCGCCGCTTCAACTATCAAAACGGACAACCTCAACTCACCGGAAACGGAGAAAAAATTGCCGACTTACCAGGAGAAGGATACCGCCAACATTGGACGCGCAACGTAGTTGTTTCTCCGGACGGACAGCAGCTTTACGTTTCCGTCGGTTCGCGATCGAATGTAGACCGAGAAGAATTACCGCGCGCTTCCGTCCAAGTGATGAATTTAGACGGATCGCAAGTCGAAATCTTTGCCTTTGGTTTGCGTAATCCAGTGGGGTTAGATTTTCACCCGATAACCGGAAAACTTTATACGACAGTCAACGAACGCGATGGATTGGGAAATGATTTAGTTCCGGACTATTTGACGGGATTGAATCGAGGGGAATTTTACGGATGGCCTTATGCCTATTTTTCTCCACAAAATTTAGACCCGCGCCGGACGGTCAACGGACGCAGCGAAGCGCCCGAATTAGTCCAAAAAACAAAGATGCCCGATGTTTTATTTCAAGCCCATTCTGCGGCATTGGGGTTGCAATTTTACGACGGTGAAAGCTTTCCAGAACGCTATCACAATGGAGCATTTGTGGCCTTTCGCGGTAGTTGGAACCGCGATCGCGCGACGGGATATAAACTCGTTTTCGTTCCTTTCGACGAGAACGGACAACCCCAGGATTATTATGAGGATTTTCTCACCGGATTTTTGGCGAACGAAGAAACACCGACTACCTGGGGACGCCCGGTGAGTGTTTTAGTTTTAAATGATGGTAGTCTATTATTTACTGAAGAATCGAATAATCGCATTTATCGGATTCAGTATCGACCGTAG
- a CDS encoding pentapeptide repeat-containing protein, with the protein MEDNRQNSLQKDSRSPWQKWINPRSCALGCVCYLAGFMTVPAILIADSNRPEIKKERFLNREINSCQNCDLAFEDFALRNFNEADFSGANLQEAIFGATQLSDANFSKANLERAILRQANLARANFEGANLSQADFSCGAGTCTYLSDTNFRHANLTGANFQAVGFTPAGETGLPNVDFTGADLTRADFTYASVKGALMEKVKLCETTMPDGTISNRDCQ; encoded by the coding sequence ATGGAAGACAACCGTCAAAACTCACTTCAAAAAGATTCCCGTTCGCCTTGGCAAAAATGGATAAATCCTCGCTCTTGCGCCTTGGGTTGCGTCTGTTACCTCGCCGGATTTATGACCGTACCCGCGATTTTAATCGCCGATTCCAATCGACCCGAAATTAAAAAAGAGAGATTTTTAAATCGAGAAATCAATTCTTGTCAAAACTGTGACCTTGCTTTTGAGGATTTCGCCTTACGAAACTTCAACGAAGCCGACTTTTCCGGCGCCAACCTTCAAGAGGCGATTTTTGGAGCCACCCAATTAAGCGACGCGAATTTTTCCAAGGCGAATCTGGAAAGAGCGATTTTGAGACAAGCTAACCTAGCAAGGGCAAACTTTGAAGGGGCTAATTTATCTCAAGCCGATTTTTCTTGTGGGGCGGGAACTTGTACTTACTTGAGCGATACTAATTTTAGACATGCCAATTTAACTGGGGCAAATTTTCAAGCAGTTGGCTTTACTCCCGCCGGAGAAACGGGCTTACCTAATGTTGATTTTACTGGGGCTGATTTAACCCGTGCTGATTTTACTTATGCCAGTGTAAAAGGAGCGTTAATGGAAAAAGTAAAGTTATGCGAAACTACGATGCCAGACGGTACAATTTCCAACCGGGATTGTCAGTAA
- a CDS encoding photosystem II protein, Psb35-related, translated as MATFTILIALFIAGWAAAAVIGTQAYFRGEQTKPIHERNWRSESFEQLAKTITGQDIDYKDRVPAYRMDAYASNNLPE; from the coding sequence ATGGCTACTTTCACCATTTTGATTGCCTTATTTATCGCAGGTTGGGCCGCCGCCGCCGTCATCGGAACCCAAGCTTACTTCCGAGGCGAACAAACCAAACCCATCCACGAACGCAACTGGCGCTCCGAATCCTTCGAGCAATTAGCGAAAACAATTACCGGACAAGATATCGACTATAAAGATCGGGTTCCCGCTTATCGCATGGATGCTTACGCCAGCAACAACTTACCTGAATAA
- the psb34 gene encoding photosystem II assembly protein Psb34: MYTTTDERGILNNYATEPKMYYAQYPSQAQQRRYMLQGAFSILLFTGLLLVAAGVS, translated from the coding sequence ATGTACACCACCACCGACGAACGCGGCATCCTCAACAACTACGCCACCGAACCGAAAATGTATTACGCCCAATATCCCTCTCAAGCCCAGCAACGCCGTTACATGCTCCAAGGTGCCTTCTCCATCCTCTTGTTTACCGGACTGCTCTTAGTCGCGGCAGGGGTCAGCTAG